A DNA window from Candidatus Neomarinimicrobiota bacterium contains the following coding sequences:
- a CDS encoding MFS transporter, translating into MLSKNALKTKNGRLLAFSLLYLSEGIPFGFSAIALATHLRMSGVGLTEIGLFTASLYAPWGLKWAWAPLVDLIEFKRFGSKRTWIAGAQAAMIGTLGIVVFFDYSANIQLLTTLIVIHNIFAATQDVAIDALAIKVLPENERGIANGFMFGSSYLGQAIGGSGALLIAGKFGFALSFPFVLLMLILILFFVTLRLQEPASEVIDKAVSHESVAQEIINTLKQFFKELFQGFFKSGTGPIAGVIFSLLPFGALALGLVLGSALQVDLGMDENQIAKLTMLGTIFAASGCVLGGWISDRVGHRKALGAWYVLTTIPTFFLARQFTGIDGTAGVTIDMFFYVSIAYSFASGLVQGTSTAVFMGLTSPAVAATQFTGYMALHNFVYSYSSLWQGKYADLHGYAKVLFMDGWIAFIPLILLPFLKPRKQSAEST; encoded by the coding sequence ATGCTATCTAAAAACGCACTTAAGACAAAAAATGGCCGACTACTGGCATTTTCTCTTCTCTATTTATCCGAGGGTATTCCCTTTGGGTTCAGTGCCATTGCTCTGGCAACCCACCTGCGCATGAGCGGTGTTGGTCTGACTGAGATCGGCCTTTTCACAGCCTCCCTTTATGCCCCCTGGGGACTAAAATGGGCCTGGGCACCCCTGGTGGATCTCATAGAATTCAAACGCTTTGGGTCGAAACGGACCTGGATCGCCGGAGCGCAGGCAGCTATGATAGGTACGCTCGGGATTGTGGTCTTTTTTGACTATTCAGCCAATATTCAATTGCTGACTACCCTCATAGTCATTCATAATATTTTTGCAGCCACACAAGACGTAGCCATTGATGCCCTGGCCATTAAGGTCCTTCCAGAGAATGAACGGGGAATTGCCAATGGATTTATGTTTGGTTCCTCCTATCTGGGACAGGCTATCGGTGGAAGCGGGGCCTTGCTCATCGCTGGTAAGTTTGGATTCGCTCTATCATTCCCCTTCGTCTTGCTTATGCTGATCCTGATTCTCTTTTTTGTTACGCTACGATTACAGGAGCCGGCATCTGAGGTGATTGACAAAGCTGTTTCCCACGAGAGTGTTGCACAAGAAATTATCAATACCCTTAAACAATTCTTCAAAGAGCTATTCCAGGGCTTCTTTAAATCGGGGACAGGTCCTATTGCCGGTGTAATCTTTTCACTGCTGCCTTTCGGGGCATTGGCTCTGGGTCTGGTGCTAGGGAGCGCCCTGCAGGTGGATCTGGGTATGGATGAGAATCAAATCGCAAAGCTGACCATGCTGGGTACGATTTTCGCCGCATCAGGTTGTGTCCTGGGAGGATGGATCTCTGACCGGGTAGGACATCGGAAAGCCCTGGGTGCCTGGTATGTTCTAACAACCATCCCTACCTTTTTTCTGGCCCGACAGTTTACCGGGATTGATGGAACTGCCGGTGTCACCATCGACATGTTCTTTTATGTTTCAATCGCCTACAGTTTTGCCAGCGGATTGGTTCAGGGAACCTCTACTGCGGTTTTCATGGGTTTGACCAGCCCGGCTGTAGCAGCTACCCAATTTACGGGCTACATGGCTCTTCATAATTTTGTCTATTCTTATTCCAGTCTGTGGCAGGGCAAATACGCAGATCTGCATGGGTATGCAAAAGTTCTGTTTATGGATGGCTGGATAGCTTTTATACCCCTCATCTTACTACCATTTCTCAAGCCAAGAAAGCAATCTGCTGAATCGACCTAG
- a CDS encoding alpha-amylase, whose translation MTALKRIGLIALIVCFLLACEDPSSSPGEKYTQYGRPMANTPPIEDIIMYEVNLRAFSQSGDLQGVIQRLPILDSMGINVIWLMPIHPIGEINSVNSPYSVKDYRAVAAEYGTLEDLRMLTDEAHALGMAVIMDWVANHTAWDNPWIENKSWYTLDTNFEIISPPGTNWQDVADLNFYNESMRDAMIDAMKYWILEANVDGYRCDYADGVPQDFWAEALNTLSDIPDRQLIFLAEGSRPDHYQAGFDLTYAWSFYGTMKNVFHGGASSLLFDTDVSEKLNIPHGSSILRFSTNHDESAWDATPLVLFNGKQGALAASVTTFFLGGVPLIYTGQEVGRLQTLPFFSNSPIDWNTNPDMFAAYIQMLRFYSHSNAAKKGELSSYGNEDVLCFTKSLTDETLLILDNVRNETIQFSIPETLQNTEWQDVLAQDSLGLRTQVSLAPYQYFILQQISDTFLASSR comes from the coding sequence ATGACTGCATTGAAACGTATAGGCCTCATAGCCCTTATTGTCTGTTTTCTGCTTGCTTGTGAAGACCCCTCATCATCTCCAGGCGAAAAATATACTCAGTATGGCAGGCCCATGGCCAACACGCCCCCCATTGAAGATATCATTATGTATGAGGTTAATCTGCGAGCGTTCAGTCAAAGTGGTGATCTGCAGGGAGTGATTCAACGCCTGCCAATTCTTGATTCAATGGGGATCAACGTGATCTGGTTGATGCCCATTCATCCCATAGGCGAAATCAATTCAGTCAATTCACCCTATTCAGTAAAAGATTATAGGGCCGTAGCAGCAGAATATGGCACTCTGGAAGACCTGAGGATGTTGACGGATGAGGCACATGCCCTGGGTATGGCTGTCATCATGGATTGGGTGGCCAATCATACTGCCTGGGACAATCCCTGGATTGAAAACAAGAGTTGGTATACCCTAGATACCAATTTTGAAATCATTTCTCCCCCAGGAACGAACTGGCAGGATGTTGCAGATCTGAATTTCTACAATGAAAGTATGCGCGATGCCATGATAGATGCCATGAAATATTGGATTTTGGAAGCAAATGTGGATGGATATCGTTGCGACTATGCCGACGGTGTCCCTCAAGATTTTTGGGCAGAAGCCCTGAACACACTCTCCGACATACCGGATCGGCAGCTTATCTTTCTGGCGGAAGGGAGTCGCCCGGACCACTACCAGGCTGGATTTGACCTCACCTATGCCTGGTCTTTTTATGGGACCATGAAAAATGTTTTTCACGGGGGTGCTTCAAGCCTTTTATTCGATACGGATGTTTCAGAGAAATTGAATATTCCCCATGGATCATCTATTTTACGCTTTAGTACCAACCACGATGAATCCGCCTGGGACGCCACACCCCTGGTCCTTTTCAATGGAAAACAGGGCGCTCTGGCCGCCTCGGTTACGACATTTTTTTTGGGTGGGGTTCCCCTGATCTACACGGGACAGGAGGTGGGCAGATTACAAACGCTTCCATTTTTCTCAAATTCACCCATCGACTGGAATACAAATCCTGACATGTTTGCCGCCTATATCCAAATGCTGCGATTCTACTCCCATTCAAATGCCGCAAAAAAAGGCGAGTTGTCCAGCTATGGAAACGAAGATGTCCTGTGTTTTACAAAATCGCTCACCGATGAGACCCTGCTCATCCTTGATAATGTCCGCAATGAAACCATCCAGTTCAGTATTCCAGAAACTCTGCAAAACACTGAATGGCAGGATGTGCTAGCCCAAGATAGTCTAGGTCTACGCACCCAGGTTTCGCTGGCTCCTTACCAATATTTTATCCTGCAACAGATAAGCGATACATTTTTAGCTTCATCCCGATAG
- a CDS encoding DUF1761 domain-containing protein yields the protein MYESMVNYWAVLVSALVFFGIGAIWYGPVFGKAWIKSMGLSEADLEAQKAEENMVMSFGLMFVSSLLMALATAYLIDYLLFVFPDSGAVKVGLTTAFFVWVGYTFSYLITAPAFEKRPWSYVWINGGYWLVGLAVTGIIVGLWR from the coding sequence ATGTATGAATCAATGGTGAATTATTGGGCAGTTTTGGTCTCTGCTTTGGTCTTTTTTGGTATTGGAGCGATTTGGTATGGTCCAGTATTTGGCAAAGCCTGGATAAAATCAATGGGCTTAAGTGAAGCAGATCTGGAAGCACAGAAGGCTGAAGAGAATATGGTCATGTCATTTGGACTCATGTTTGTCTCCTCCCTACTTATGGCTCTAGCCACAGCCTATTTGATAGACTATCTCCTCTTTGTATTTCCAGATTCCGGTGCTGTAAAAGTGGGGTTAACGACTGCTTTTTTTGTATGGGTGGGCTACACATTCTCATATCTCATAACGGCTCCGGCTTTTGAGAAGCGACCCTGGTCCTATGTTTGGATCAATGGTGGCTACTGGTTGGTAGGCCTGGCGGTCACGGGCATCATCGTTGGACTTTGGCGTTAA
- a CDS encoding DUF2892 domain-containing protein, whose product MAEEQRNVGQIDSIIRIILGVIALGSVIYHFVGNGLFPVYILVVVIVLVPFYLKTGLTKVCPIMKSMGVSTYKGD is encoded by the coding sequence ATGGCAGAAGAACAAAGGAATGTAGGACAAATAGACAGTATCATCAGGATCATTCTGGGTGTCATCGCCCTGGGATCCGTAATATATCATTTTGTTGGTAATGGTTTATTCCCAGTATACATACTTGTAGTGGTCATCGTTTTGGTGCCCTTCTATTTAAAGACGGGTTTAACCAAAGTTTGTCCCATCATGAAATCTATGGGTGTCTCAACCTATAAAGGGGATTAA
- a CDS encoding sulfite exporter TauE/SafE family protein produces MESDISTLVTAAATVGFVHTVLGPDHYLPFVAMSKSGQWSIIKTAIITFICGVGHVAGSIVLGLLGVSLGLALGKLEAFEAFRGDIAAWGLIILGLLYTAWGIMHAVKNRPHTHVHLHKEEEHEHLHEHIEDHGHVHKVKGKALFSPWALFIIFVFGPCESLIPLLMYPASEGSTIGLVLVTLVFAIATIGTMLAIVLGASYGIKMIPMKKMERFTHAIAGVTILLCGISIQFLGL; encoded by the coding sequence ATGGAAAGTGATATTTCAACCCTCGTTACCGCTGCTGCCACTGTAGGTTTTGTTCATACCGTTCTCGGTCCAGACCACTATTTACCCTTTGTGGCCATGTCAAAATCCGGTCAGTGGAGTATCATCAAAACCGCTATAATCACCTTTATTTGTGGGGTAGGGCATGTGGCTGGGTCCATCGTACTTGGTCTCCTGGGTGTTTCACTTGGATTGGCCCTGGGGAAGCTGGAAGCATTTGAAGCCTTCCGAGGTGATATAGCTGCCTGGGGTCTCATCATTCTGGGGCTTTTGTATACCGCCTGGGGTATCATGCATGCCGTTAAGAATCGCCCACACACACATGTTCACCTCCATAAAGAGGAGGAGCATGAACATCTCCATGAACACATCGAAGACCATGGCCATGTCCACAAGGTGAAGGGCAAAGCACTTTTCTCACCCTGGGCACTTTTTATCATTTTTGTATTTGGTCCCTGTGAATCTTTGATCCCCCTCCTCATGTATCCTGCATCAGAGGGTAGCACTATCGGTTTGGTTCTGGTGACTCTGGTTTTTGCCATTGCAACCATAGGAACCATGCTAGCCATCGTCCTGGGTGCAAGTTATGGCATTAAAATGATCCCCATGAAAAAAATGGAACGCTTTACACACGCCATTGCCGGTGTAACCATTCTTCTGTGTGGAATTTCAATACAGTTTTTAGGACTTTGA
- a CDS encoding response regulator: MSVLKNLKIHVVDDDPDVLVVVKALLEDFGAKVKTSTSSKKALSEIIEDKPDLAILDLMMPEMDGLDLTRLLRKETDLEKLKIVIFSGKSYEQDQQRAFSFGADGYLTKPLITDEFISKLQDIVEEKVEVTYWGVRGTLPVPGKGSLRYGGNTMCTSIQFPKDNLFILDAGSGIKQLSDHLMGQQREALHAKIFISHPHWDHINALPFFVPLYIPGNEFEVFGASHGSVTMRELISAQMDGVYFPIRIKEFAARTYFRDLREETFRINDILVKTMLLSHPGTCLGYRLEYKNRAVSYITDNELFPEGTRDYNSNYWSKLTEFIRGTDILITDATYTDEEYLKKSKWGHSAVSQVAKLAHDAEVKEVHLIHHDPDQNDDDIDAKLKTGQELLKEWNSKTICVAPQERQSFKIT, from the coding sequence ATGTCCGTACTTAAAAATTTAAAAATTCACGTGGTCGATGACGATCCAGATGTACTGGTGGTCGTAAAAGCCTTGCTTGAGGATTTTGGAGCCAAGGTTAAGACCAGCACCTCCAGTAAAAAAGCCTTGAGCGAAATCATAGAAGACAAACCTGATCTTGCTATCCTCGATTTGATGATGCCTGAAATGGATGGCCTGGACTTGACCCGTCTTCTACGTAAGGAGACAGATCTGGAAAAGCTAAAGATAGTGATCTTTTCTGGTAAGTCTTATGAACAGGATCAACAGCGTGCCTTTTCTTTTGGAGCAGATGGCTATCTGACCAAACCGCTCATCACCGATGAGTTTATCTCGAAATTGCAGGATATTGTTGAGGAGAAAGTTGAAGTAACCTATTGGGGTGTAAGAGGAACCTTACCCGTTCCAGGTAAAGGGTCCCTTCGTTATGGTGGCAACACCATGTGTACGTCAATCCAGTTCCCCAAAGACAACCTCTTTATACTTGATGCAGGATCTGGTATCAAACAATTGTCTGATCACCTCATGGGACAACAGCGAGAGGCGCTGCACGCCAAAATTTTTATTTCACATCCCCACTGGGATCATATCAACGCCCTTCCATTTTTTGTTCCCCTCTACATACCAGGGAATGAGTTTGAGGTCTTTGGTGCATCCCACGGCAGTGTCACCATGCGTGAGTTAATCTCAGCCCAGATGGATGGGGTGTATTTCCCAATCCGGATTAAAGAATTCGCCGCCCGAACCTATTTTCGGGATTTGAGAGAAGAAACCTTCAGAATCAATGATATTCTGGTTAAGACCATGTTGCTATCGCATCCAGGCACCTGTCTGGGGTATCGTCTGGAATACAAGAATAGAGCTGTTTCCTATATCACAGACAATGAGTTATTCCCTGAGGGCACCCGCGACTATAATTCAAATTACTGGAGTAAATTGACAGAATTTATCCGGGGAACCGATATTCTCATAACAGATGCCACCTATACAGATGAGGAATACCTCAAAAAAAGTAAGTGGGGTCATTCGGCAGTATCTCAAGTTGCCAAACTTGCTCATGATGCAGAGGTCAAAGAGGTGCATCTGATTCATCATGATCCTGATCAAAACGATGATGATATTGATGCTAAATTGAAAACTGGACAAGAACTACTGAAAGAGTGGAATTCGAAGACCATTTGCGTGGCACCTCAAGAGCGACAAAGCTTCAAGATCACCTGA
- a CDS encoding ChbG/HpnK family deacetylase, translating to MLKKIVLQIAIFSLMTCSVQQENIRYLIRLDDMGMCHSVNMAIEQVAETGMPFSTSVMFACPWYEEAVEILKQHPQVSVGIHLTLNAEWAGYRWGPILGPEVVPSLVDSVGTFFPSRTKLFENNPDVGEITRELRAQIDRAMDTGLNIDYVDYHMGAAVQTLELREIVEGLAAEYGLAMSGYFGEIYSNITYATEIGSKSDSLLAHVSELGEGLHMQVVHVGLDAPEMQAMQDLNEFGLKEMSRHRQDELKAVLNPELRLLVKDRGIELVTYGSLVRDGGLENMQRPEIEEYK from the coding sequence ATGTTAAAGAAAATAGTTCTACAGATTGCGATTTTCAGCCTTATGACCTGCTCCGTTCAACAAGAGAATATCCGCTATCTCATCCGTCTTGATGATATGGGGATGTGTCACTCAGTCAACATGGCTATTGAACAGGTCGCCGAAACGGGTATGCCCTTTTCCACCTCGGTGATGTTTGCCTGTCCCTGGTATGAAGAAGCTGTTGAAATTCTAAAGCAGCATCCCCAGGTGAGTGTGGGTATCCATCTGACGCTAAATGCTGAATGGGCAGGATATCGCTGGGGACCGATATTGGGACCAGAAGTCGTGCCCAGCCTTGTAGATAGCGTGGGAACCTTTTTTCCATCACGAACCAAACTTTTCGAGAACAATCCAGATGTGGGTGAAATCACCAGAGAATTAAGAGCCCAGATAGACCGCGCCATGGATACTGGTCTGAATATAGACTATGTTGACTACCACATGGGAGCAGCTGTGCAGACCCTGGAGCTTAGAGAGATTGTGGAAGGATTGGCTGCCGAATATGGACTGGCTATGTCAGGATATTTTGGTGAGATATATTCCAACATTACTTATGCGACTGAAATAGGAAGCAAAAGTGACAGCCTTCTGGCCCACGTTTCTGAGCTGGGAGAGGGCTTGCATATGCAAGTCGTCCATGTCGGTCTGGATGCGCCTGAAATGCAGGCTATGCAGGATTTAAATGAATTTGGACTTAAGGAGATGAGCCGTCACCGCCAGGATGAGCTAAAAGCCGTTTTGAATCCTGAGTTAAGGCTATTGGTCAAGGATAGGGGAATAGAGCTGGTTACCTACGGCAGCCTGGTCAGAGATGGAGGGCTGGAGAATATGCAACGACCAGAGATTGAGGAATACAAATAG